In Gammaproteobacteria bacterium, one DNA window encodes the following:
- the aceE gene encoding pyruvate dehydrogenase (acetyl-transferring), homodimeric type, translating into MATHRDLDPLETQEWLDALRAVQQYQGSERANFLVDTLVQEARRQGIYIPASLNTAYRNTIAPENEARTPGDRDIEHKIRSAIRWNAMAIILRANKESSELGGHIASFQSSALLYDIGFGHFWHAPTEDHGGDLIYFQGHSAPGFYARAFLEGRLTEDQLLNFRQETEGQGLSSYPHPWLMPEFWQFPTVSMGLGPLMAIYQARFLKYLGGRGLAQTEGRKVWAFLGDGECDEPESLGAISMAGRERLDNLIFVINCNLQRLDGPVRGNGKIIQELESVFRGAGWNVIKAIWGRGWDRLLEKDKTGLLLQCMEECVDGEYQDFRSKNGAYIREHFFGKYPELRELVADMSDGDIWALRRGGHDSTKVYAAYAAAVRHPGQPTVILAKTVKGYGMGESGEGQMIAHQAKKMTHDALRQFRDRFQIPVADEQLAEIPFVRFPEGSSELSYLRERRQALGGYLPSRRAKSAALEIPPLTTFDRLLKASGEREISTTMAFVQMLGTLVRDKAIGKFVVPIVPDESRTFGMEGMFRQLGIYSAVGQLYKPQDADQLMYYREDKSGQVLQEGINEAGAMSSWIAAATSYSTNNLPMIPFYVYYSMFGLQRVGDLAWAAGDLRARGFLLGGTAGRTTLNGEGLQHEDGHSHILASTIPNCVAYDPTFAYEVVVIIREGLRRMFQEQEDVYFYLTLMNENYPHPGLPEGAEAGIVKGMYLLQDGGASSGPRVQLFGCGAILREVMAAAELLKEDFKIDADVWSVTSFNELRREGMSTERWNLLHPSQPRRKSYVESCLEKHAGPVIASSDYMRAFAEQVRAYIPRRYITLGTDGFGRSDYRVQLRRFFEVNRYYVAVAALKALADEGQLKAEQVEEAIKNYGLDTERPDPWTI; encoded by the coding sequence GTGGCAACCCATCGCGATCTCGATCCACTGGAAACCCAGGAATGGCTCGACGCCCTGCGAGCTGTCCAGCAATACCAGGGCTCGGAACGGGCCAATTTTCTGGTGGACACGCTGGTGCAGGAGGCGCGGCGCCAAGGCATTTACATTCCCGCGTCGCTGAACACCGCTTACCGCAACACCATCGCACCCGAGAACGAGGCGCGCACGCCGGGCGACCGGGATATCGAGCACAAAATCCGCTCTGCCATTCGCTGGAACGCAATGGCCATTATCCTGCGTGCTAACAAGGAATCATCCGAACTGGGTGGCCACATCGCCAGCTTCCAATCCTCTGCGCTGCTTTACGACATCGGCTTCGGTCATTTCTGGCACGCGCCGACCGAGGACCATGGCGGCGACCTGATCTATTTCCAGGGTCATTCCGCGCCGGGTTTTTATGCCCGGGCTTTCCTTGAAGGGCGGCTGACTGAGGACCAGTTGCTCAATTTCCGCCAGGAGACCGAAGGCCAGGGGCTGTCCTCCTACCCGCATCCGTGGCTGATGCCCGAATTCTGGCAATTTCCGACCGTCTCCATGGGACTGGGGCCGCTGATGGCTATCTACCAGGCCCGGTTTCTGAAATACCTGGGAGGACGGGGACTGGCCCAGACCGAGGGAAGGAAAGTCTGGGCGTTCCTGGGCGACGGCGAGTGCGACGAGCCGGAGTCGCTTGGCGCCATTTCGATGGCTGGCCGCGAGCGGCTGGACAATCTCATTTTCGTCATTAACTGCAACCTGCAACGCCTGGACGGTCCGGTGCGCGGCAATGGCAAGATCATCCAGGAACTGGAATCGGTATTTCGCGGCGCCGGCTGGAACGTGATCAAGGCGATCTGGGGCCGGGGTTGGGATCGACTGCTGGAGAAGGACAAGACCGGACTCCTGCTGCAATGCATGGAGGAATGCGTGGACGGCGAGTACCAGGATTTCCGATCCAAGAACGGCGCCTACATCCGCGAGCATTTCTTCGGCAAATACCCGGAATTGCGGGAGCTGGTGGCCGACATGAGCGACGGCGATATCTGGGCGCTGCGCCGCGGCGGCCACGACTCCACCAAGGTCTATGCCGCCTATGCCGCAGCGGTCAGGCACCCGGGTCAGCCGACCGTTATTCTGGCCAAGACCGTCAAGGGCTATGGCATGGGCGAGTCGGGCGAGGGCCAGATGATCGCCCATCAGGCCAAGAAGATGACCCACGACGCGCTCCGGCAATTTCGTGATCGCTTCCAGATTCCCGTCGCGGACGAGCAACTGGCGGAAATCCCATTCGTCCGGTTCCCGGAAGGCAGCTCGGAACTGAGCTATCTGCGCGAGCGCCGCCAGGCGCTGGGCGGTTACCTGCCCAGCCGCCGGGCCAAGTCCGCCGCGCTCGAGATCCCACCGCTGACCACCTTCGACCGTCTGCTCAAGGCGTCGGGCGAGCGCGAAATCTCGACCACCATGGCCTTCGTCCAGATGTTGGGTACGCTGGTGCGGGACAAGGCCATCGGCAAATTCGTCGTGCCCATCGTGCCCGACGAGTCGCGCACCTTCGGCATGGAGGGCATGTTCCGCCAGCTCGGCATCTATTCCGCTGTCGGCCAGCTCTACAAACCGCAGGATGCCGACCAGCTCATGTACTACCGGGAGGACAAGTCGGGCCAGGTGCTGCAGGAGGGCATCAACGAGGCGGGCGCCATGTCGTCCTGGATCGCGGCGGCGACCTCCTACAGCACCAACAACCTGCCGATGATCCCGTTCTACGTCTATTACTCGATGTTCGGCTTGCAGCGGGTCGGCGACCTGGCCTGGGCGGCGGGCGACCTGCGCGCCCGTGGGTTCTTGCTCGGCGGCACGGCGGGCCGCACCACGCTGAACGGCGAAGGTCTGCAGCACGAGGACGGCCACAGCCACATCCTGGCTTCGACCATCCCCAACTGCGTCGCCTACGATCCGACCTTTGCCTATGAAGTCGTCGTCATCATCCGTGAAGGCCTGCGCCGCATGTTTCAGGAGCAGGAGGACGTGTATTTCTACCTCACCCTGATGAACGAGAACTATCCCCATCCCGGCCTGCCGGAAGGGGCGGAAGCAGGCATCGTCAAGGGCATGTATCTCCTCCAGGACGGCGGTGCGTCTTCAGGGCCGCGCGTGCAACTGTTCGGTTGTGGCGCCATCTTGCGTGAAGTCATGGCGGCGGCGGAATTGCTCAAGGAGGACTTCAAGATCGATGCCGATGTCTGGAGCGTCACCAGTTTCAACGAACTGCGGCGCGAGGGCATGAGCACCGAGCGCTGGAATCTGCTGCATCCGTCGCAGCCGCGCCGGAAGAGTTATGTCGAATCCTGCCTGGAAAAGCACGCCGGACCGGTGATTGCGTCCTCGGACTACATGCGCGCCTTCGCCGAGCAGGTGCGCGCCTACATCCCGCGGCGCTACATCACCCTGGGCACCGACGGCTTCGGGCGCAGCGACTACCGGGTTCAGTTGCGCCGCTTCTTCGAGGTGAACCGGTACTATGTCGCCGTCGCCGCGCTCAAGGCGCTGGCCGACGAGGGCCAGCTCAAGGCCGAACAAGTCGAGGAGGCTATCAAGAACTATGGCCTCGACACCGAACGGCCCGATCCCTGGACGATTTGA
- a CDS encoding helix-turn-helix domain-containing protein: MDHIDIIALNKAIATFATNDSSERSLIGHPQVWNTGLAVIRLAELLAKEKCSVREFLSERKILTKTLGVLGMDLIGHVVACQACMDFGMKILYHHVHPMPEIEVACNACLLSLDEVLRQADIVCVALPLPRAAETLMREQKLISSNLQTIFLAWQRLPPIEVAVAHLSARYAEHIHLDELALVAGISKFHLVRLFTTTLGITPHRYQVLLKVLHAKEMLRHGDPIGEVAFHVGFCDQSHFHRYFSQVVGITPGQYQKKTQIGNRRNFIQDIK, from the coding sequence ATGGATCATATTGACATCATTGCTTTGAATAAGGCGATAGCCACCTTCGCTACCAATGACTCGAGTGAACGATCCCTGATCGGGCATCCCCAAGTGTGGAATACGGGACTTGCAGTTATTAGACTCGCGGAACTCCTCGCGAAAGAAAAGTGTAGCGTCAGAGAATTCCTTTCCGAGAGGAAGATACTTACCAAAACACTCGGTGTTCTCGGTATGGATCTCATCGGTCATGTGGTTGCTTGTCAAGCCTGTATGGACTTCGGCATGAAAATCCTCTACCACCATGTGCATCCAATGCCCGAGATTGAGGTTGCCTGTAATGCTTGCCTGCTCTCTCTCGACGAGGTACTGCGACAAGCCGACATCGTCTGCGTCGCTCTACCTTTGCCTCGTGCGGCAGAAACGCTGATGCGCGAGCAAAAACTTATATCATCGAATTTGCAAACAATCTTCCTGGCTTGGCAGCGTTTGCCACCCATCGAGGTCGCTGTCGCTCATTTAAGCGCACGTTATGCCGAACACATCCATCTGGATGAGCTGGCCCTTGTGGCCGGGATCAGCAAATTCCATCTTGTACGGTTGTTCACCACAACGCTGGGCATAACACCGCATCGCTACCAAGTGCTGCTGAAGGTATTGCATGCTAAAGAAATGTTACGACATGGTGATCCGATTGGGGAGGTGGCGTTTCACGTTGGCTTCTGTGATCAGAGCCACTTTCATCGGTACTTTTCCCAGGTAGTCGGTATAACACCAGGCCAGTATCAAAAAAAGACACAGATTGGGAATCGGCGCAATTTTATCCAAGACATCAAGTAA
- a CDS encoding Fic family protein has protein sequence MVASANHTSVPVGVSGGVARGIVGTRIERALDTFITWFNSRQANTMLDPLLRAGIAHLWFITLHPFDDGNGRIARAITDLALAQADHHSIRFYTMVATIMTHREDYYQVLERTQRNGLDITEWLEWFLIMLRQTLNLALDQIQQVLLKARFWQQHRQVILNERQNKVMNRLLDAGLARFTGGLNARKYMGLTKASKATATRDLTDLLEKGLLRKCPGAGRSTRYEIVWPV, from the coding sequence ATTGTTGCTTCAGCGAATCACACATCCGTCCCAGTCGGTGTGTCGGGTGGTGTTGCGCGGGGAATTGTGGGAACGAGGATCGAGCGCGCGTTGGATACCTTCATTACCTGGTTCAACAGCCGCCAGGCGAATACGATGCTGGACCCACTGCTCCGAGCCGGTATCGCGCATTTGTGGTTTATCACCTTGCATCCCTTCGATGATGGAAATGGCCGGATCGCCCGTGCCATCACTGATCTGGCATTGGCCCAGGCTGATCACCACAGCATCCGGTTCTACACCATGGTGGCAACGATCATGACCCACCGCGAAGACTATTATCAGGTGCTCGAACGCACCCAGCGTAACGGTCTTGACATCACCGAGTGGCTGGAGTGGTTCCTGATCATGCTTCGGCAAACCCTGAACCTCGCACTCGATCAAATCCAGCAAGTGTTGTTGAAAGCCCGATTCTGGCAACAACATCGCCAAGTCATTCTGAACGAGCGACAGAATAAAGTGATGAATCGACTGCTGGATGCGGGTCTGGCAAGATTTACCGGCGGATTGAACGCTCGCAAATACATGGGTTTAACCAAGGCGAGCAAGGCAACGGCAACGCGCGATCTCACCGACCTGCTGGAAAAAGGGCTGCTCAGGAAATGTCCGGGCGCGGGGCGCAGCACCCGTTATGAAATCGTCTGGCCAGTGTAG
- a CDS encoding PTS fructose-like transporter subunit IIB, protein MTKIVAVTACPTGIAHTIMAAEGLEQAAKALGYEVQVETQGSVGTRNTLSEDDIAEADVVIIAADTRVDAARFVDKPLYETTTELAIRDGVEVIKTALASISATDKPATPPAAGLKIVAITSCPTGIAHTFMAAEGLEQGAKSQGHTIKVETQGSVGAKNNLTAEDIAAADLVIIAADTQVDKSRFAGKRLHEASTKAAIHDGAALVRAAIEQAQVQGADASSADYDAQVKQAKAQQAATRTGAYKHLMTGVSYMIPFVVAGGLLIAISFAIGGINVFEDAHAGTLGWTLFQIGAKAGFTLMVPVLAGYIAYSIADRPGIAPGMIGGMIASTIGSGFLGGIAAGFLAGYSVKWMSDHIRLPRTLDGLKPVLILPLLGTLIVGLLMYFVVGEPVAVALASITAWLKGMQGGSAIFLGLLLGAMMAFDMGGPVNKSAYAFATGLIVSGVYAPMAAVMAAGMTPPLGLALATLLFKNRFSLDEREAGGATAVLGISFITEGAIPYAAKDPLRVIPALMIGSAVTGALSMVFGCELRVPHGGVFVLPIPNAVTNLGPYLLAIAIGTVVTAGALFFLKRPVNAPAKLKLTGA, encoded by the coding sequence ATGACGAAAATCGTTGCTGTCACTGCATGCCCCACCGGCATTGCGCATACTATCATGGCCGCCGAAGGATTGGAGCAGGCCGCTAAAGCGCTGGGTTACGAAGTCCAGGTCGAGACGCAGGGTTCGGTCGGAACCCGTAACACCCTGTCCGAAGACGACATCGCCGAGGCTGACGTGGTGATCATTGCCGCTGATACCCGCGTCGATGCCGCCCGCTTCGTCGACAAGCCGTTGTATGAAACCACTACCGAACTGGCCATTCGCGACGGCGTGGAAGTCATCAAGACCGCGTTGGCCAGTATATCGGCAACGGACAAGCCCGCTACACCGCCCGCGGCGGGTTTGAAGATCGTCGCCATTACCTCCTGCCCGACCGGCATTGCCCATACCTTCATGGCGGCGGAAGGTCTAGAGCAAGGCGCGAAGAGTCAGGGTCACACCATCAAGGTGGAAACCCAGGGTTCGGTGGGGGCGAAAAACAACCTGACCGCCGAGGACATCGCCGCTGCGGATCTGGTCATTATCGCTGCTGACACTCAGGTGGATAAAAGCCGCTTTGCCGGTAAGCGTCTTCACGAAGCCAGCACCAAGGCCGCGATTCATGACGGCGCGGCGCTGGTGCGCGCCGCTATTGAACAGGCTCAGGTACAAGGAGCCGACGCCAGCAGTGCGGACTACGATGCCCAAGTCAAGCAAGCCAAGGCGCAGCAAGCGGCGACCCGCACCGGCGCCTACAAACATTTGATGACCGGCGTGTCCTATATGATTCCCTTTGTCGTCGCCGGCGGTTTGCTGATCGCCATCAGTTTCGCCATTGGCGGCATCAACGTCTTTGAGGACGCCCATGCGGGAACCCTGGGTTGGACGTTGTTCCAAATCGGCGCGAAGGCCGGTTTCACGCTGATGGTGCCGGTATTGGCCGGTTATATCGCCTATTCCATCGCCGACCGGCCCGGCATTGCGCCCGGTATGATCGGCGGCATGATCGCCAGCACGATTGGCTCCGGGTTCCTGGGCGGCATCGCCGCCGGCTTTCTGGCGGGCTATAGCGTGAAGTGGATGAGCGACCATATCCGCTTGCCGCGCACGCTGGACGGTCTCAAGCCGGTGCTGATCCTGCCGCTGCTCGGTACGTTGATCGTCGGCCTGCTCATGTATTTTGTGGTCGGCGAACCGGTCGCGGTGGCGCTCGCCAGCATCACGGCCTGGCTCAAGGGCATGCAGGGCGGCAGCGCCATTTTCCTGGGTCTGCTCCTGGGCGCGATGATGGCGTTCGACATGGGCGGCCCGGTCAACAAGTCCGCTTACGCCTTCGCGACCGGGTTGATCGTCAGCGGGGTTTATGCGCCGATGGCGGCAGTCATGGCTGCCGGTATGACCCCGCCGCTGGGTCTGGCGCTGGCGACCTTGTTGTTCAAGAACCGTTTTTCCCTGGATGAGCGCGAGGCTGGCGGTGCGACGGCCGTGCTCGGCATCTCGTTTATCACCGAAGGCGCCATTCCCTACGCGGCTAAAGACCCGCTGCGGGTGATCCCGGCGCTGATGATCGGTTCCGCAGTGACCGGCGCGCTGTCCATGGTGTTTGGTTGCGAGTTGCGGGTGCCCCACGGTGGGGTGTTCGTGTTGCCCATTCCCAATGCCGTGACGAACCTGGGTCCGTATCTGCTAGCCATTGCAATCGGTACCGTGGTGACCGCCGGCGCGCTGTTTTTCCTGAAACGCCCGGTGAATGCGCCGGCAAAGCTGAAATTGACCGGAGCGTGA
- the pfkB gene encoding 1-phosphofructokinase, translated as MNALNPVVNAPRVVTVALNPALDQTIEVAGLQPGAVNRALRMQIDVGGKAINVASCLSDFGVPVAVAGQLGRDNAVLFEELFQRKKIANHCCYLDGLTRINTKLADTVSGETTDLNMPGTEFSPEAAADLLNQILERLERLAGQVDWIVLSGSLPPGMPVNAYATITERMQAAGASVLLDTSGAPLKAALAAGPRMIKPNRHELAELLGRPLDSLASLVAAGRELLHGSPAPAWVVISLGSEGALFLTREQALHAHPLKVAVISTVGAGDAMVAGLVAARLEDLSLAETAQLATAFSAAKLTRLGPHLPRPAEVRALAGQVAVTPVD; from the coding sequence ATGAATGCCCTGAATCCCGTAGTCAATGCCCCGCGGGTAGTCACGGTGGCGCTGAATCCCGCCCTGGATCAAACCATTGAAGTCGCTGGCTTGCAACCGGGCGCGGTCAACCGCGCATTGCGGATGCAAATCGATGTCGGCGGTAAAGCCATCAATGTCGCGTCCTGCCTGTCCGATTTCGGCGTACCGGTCGCGGTCGCCGGTCAACTAGGCCGCGATAACGCCGTGCTCTTTGAGGAGCTATTCCAGCGCAAGAAGATCGCTAACCATTGTTGTTACCTGGATGGCTTAACCCGGATCAACACCAAACTGGCGGATACGGTCAGCGGCGAAACCACTGATCTCAACATGCCGGGAACGGAATTTTCCCCGGAGGCCGCAGCGGATTTGCTGAACCAGATTCTGGAGCGGCTCGAACGGCTGGCGGGGCAAGTCGACTGGATTGTGCTGTCCGGCAGCTTGCCGCCGGGGATGCCGGTGAATGCTTACGCGACCATCACCGAACGAATGCAGGCGGCGGGCGCGTCGGTGTTGCTGGATACCAGCGGCGCGCCGCTCAAGGCCGCCCTGGCCGCCGGGCCGCGCATGATCAAACCCAATCGGCATGAACTGGCGGAATTATTAGGTCGACCGCTGGATAGTTTGGCGTCGCTGGTCGCCGCGGGACGTGAGTTGTTGCACGGCTCGCCGGCGCCTGCCTGGGTGGTCATATCGCTTGGCAGCGAGGGTGCGCTGTTCCTGACCCGTGAACAGGCGTTGCACGCGCATCCGCTCAAGGTCGCCGTGATCAGCACGGTCGGAGCAGGCGACGCCATGGTCGCCGGTCTGGTCGCCGCCCGTCTTGAAGACTTGTCCTTGGCGGAAACCGCACAACTGGCCACTGCGTTCTCCGCCGCCAAGCTGACTCGCCTGGGACCACATTTGCCCCGTCCCGCCGAAGTCCGCGCCCTAGCTGGACAGGTTGCTGTTACCCCCGTTGATTGA